The Thalassolituus oleivorans MIL-1 genome includes the window GACGCCTATGTCGTGCTGCCCATTCCAAGGGTCAATATTATTGAATGCAGCGACCTGCATATGGCAATTCAAGATGCCGAAACCGATTCCGCTGTCTCAGCCGTATGCCAAGGGTTTATTGGTTCCGGTATTGCTGGTGAAGCATTACTACTCTTCAACGACACCAGTTTTGCCGACCTCGCCAAACTTATGAGTTACACCGGTCCACTTAACCGCCAAGCCGAGTTGGAACTCCTGATGGATGTGAGTTCAATTTTGATTGGTGCCTGTACTCATGGTATCGGCGAACAACTAGAAATTCACTTTACCCAAGGGCATCCCGTCGTTTTAGGGCAGCACTGTAAAGTCGATGACATATTAAAAAGTGGCAATCAACAATGGCAGCGTACGCTGGCAATCGAAATCCACTACACCATCGAACATGTGAACATTGAATGCGACCTGCTACTGCTGTTTACCGAAGATTCTGTAGCACGCCTCAATCAAAAAATTGATTTCTTATTGGACTAATGCATGAGCGAAACCCATATTGAAATCGGCGATATCCATTGGCTGATGGATATACTACAAAATATTGATGTTGGGCTAGTCGTGTTAGATCGCGACTACAACATCCATGTGTGGAATGGCTTTATGGAAAGTCATAGCGCCATCAGTCCGCAGAAGGCCAAAGGACAAAATCTCTTTAAATTATTTGAAGAAATTCCTGAAGCGTGGTTTCGGCAAAAATCCGAACCGGTATTTCAACTAAAAACTCGCACCTTCACCATTTGGGAGCAGCGCCCCTACTTATTTCGCTTTAAAAACTCGCGGCCGATCACCGGCCGTACGGCGTTTATGTTCCAAAACACGAGTATTATTCCACTAGAATCTCTCGACCGGCAGGTAAATCATATTTGCGTCATTATTTATGACGTAACTGATATTGCTGTCAGTCGTGCCGACGTGAAAAATGCGAATAAGACACTGACCGAAATTCAAAGCAAAGACCCGTTAACGGGTTTATGGAATCGCGCTGGTTGGGAACCTCAGTTAATACAGCAATTTAACGAATGCCAAGCAGCCGGAAATGAATGCAGCTTAGTCACCTTCGACTTAGATAATTTTCGTGCCTATAACGGTCACTTCGGCCACCAGCAAGGTGATCAAGTGCTTAGTAATATTGGGAAATTACTCGAAAAAGCCGTTGGTCTACGTTTATCAGCTCGCCTCGGTGGTGAGGTTTTCGGGCTGCTGCTTCCCGGCCAAAACGGTGAGCAAGCAACGGCGACGGCGGAGAAACTCCGCCGCGCAGTGTTATTATTAAATTCCGGAAATGACACCCCAAATATCCCCAAGATAACCGCTAGTTTTGGCGTAGCTTCATTAGCAAAAGACACTCATAGTGCTCATGAATGGTTACAAAGCGCAGATAAGGCGCTTTACCATGCAAAGGAAAGTGGCCGCAATCAAACAACCCTCTATCAGCACCGGCCCAGCTAATTTGGCCACAAAGGCCATTGTGACTTCTATCAACAGGCGTTAACGTGGCGCACTTAATTAATCACCATTGTGCGTTATGTCTGCCCAAGTAATTTCTCGCTTATTTATTGACCCGCCGCTTCGCGGAGCGACTCATTTTGGTTTTGACCGCAAAGAAATATTGGGGTTAGCCGGACTAAGCACCGATGCCCTCGACAACTGCAAAGCTGGGTTAGACGCCCAAAGCTATAGCCAGTTAATGATAGCGATCTGGAAACATTGTAACGACGAGTGCATGGGCTTTGCCCCGACTCCTGTTCGCTTTGGTACATTTGCGATGATGGCTAAGGCCGTCATTTCCTGTACATCGCTTGATCATGCCCTACATAGAGCACAGCGTTTTTACAGCTTAGTTGCTGGCGCGCCCGGTATACGCATAGAAAAGAGTGAGCACCTTGCTCGAATCGTCATTGAACACAATCCTTCATTCGATCCGGATCGTTTTCTCAGTGAATCCCTACTCGCGGTCTGGCATCGCTTTAGTAGCTGGCTTGTAGGTCAAGGTATTCCATTGCTATCGGTTAGTTGTGCATACCCTAAACCTCAACATGCAGCCTTGTATCAAACGGTTTTTGCCACGCCAATTAACTTTGATGCGGATGCAACGGCATTAATCGTACCTGCGCGTGTTTTAGATTTAGCCATTATTCAAACGCCAGCGAGTTTACGCGCTTTTTTGCAGCACTCACCTGCGGATTTTTTAGCACGGCCAAACCCGCATCAAAGCATGACTGGGCGGGTACGTAAGCTGTTGCAACAATCACAGCCAAATAACTTACCTAGCCTTAATCAAGCCGCGGATACTCTCGGTACATCGGCAGCCACCCTAAGACGCCGCCTTGCTGCAGAGCAAATATCCTATCAACAATTGAAAGATGCCTTTCGCCAACAAGAGGCTTCGCGCTTGCTTGCCCAGAGTGATACCTGCATTCGCGACATTGCAGATTACCTTGGTTTCACTGAAAGCAGTGCATTTCAACGGGCATATCGTAAATGGACGGGGGTAACTCCTGGTAGTTACCGCGCAAATCAGAGAAAGGCTTCGCAATAACCATCACTTAGTTCCATCAAAGTCAGGTAGATTACACTTGCCCAAACGATGACAGCGGTAGAATCAGGCTATAAACTGATTAAACTATCAATTTTGCCGAGATAAGTTCGAATGCAACTTGTGCTGTTTGTTTTATTATTACTGGTTACAACAGCACCGACGCAGGCTCTTACACTAGAACCAAGTATTTCTGGCAATTTACTCGGACGCCAACTCGACGCTTGGGAAGAAGTCACACCATTAACTAATCCGCAAGATATCCAGCAGCAAGTTTTCGACTGGCAGCCGCAAACGGCACAAATCCCCAACCCTGGCATCACACGTCATCCTATCTGGTATCGTCTGCAAGTCGATGTTCCAACGCCTTATGATCAATGGTCGGCGTTAATTGGGTATGCACTGATCGACAAACTGGATGTATTCGTATTCCAGCAAGACACTCTCATAGGGCAATACGAACTGGGCGATCACCTGCCTTATGAACAACGCTTAGTTAATGATCTTGAGTTTCAAGTGCCTTTAGATTTCTCAAGCACAGGTAATTACACCTTGTATTTTCGAATTGAGAACTCTGGTATGTTGCAATTTCCGCTCAGCTTATGGACACAAGCTGAATTAAAAAATCACTCGCAAAATCGTGACATCGTTCTCGGCATTTATATTGGTTTCTTAGTTGCCATCGGTATCTATAACTTTGCACTCTACATTGCCATTCGACGTCGTTACATACTGTATTTTGTTTCTTTTTTATCCAGCTACACGATTTTCTTTATCGCCTTATTCGGTATGGGATACCGCTATATCTGGCCAGATTTCCCTTGGTTTGAAGAACGAGCAACCATCTTCATGTCGTCATTCTGTCTACTCTTTGCATCATTATTTTCTTCGGAATTTCTAGACGCAAAGCCGCGTTTTCCCAAGGTGGTAAAGGCGATGAAGAATTTGGCCATCGCATTATCAATAGTTGCAATTATAGCCACACAAATACCTGATTACCCCGACGCAATTTCAGTGATGATGACTCTGGCACTAATCATTCCTATTCTGTTAATCATAGTCACTACGATGGCGGGACTATCTCAACGCGGTTCAGGAAGACTATATATTATCGGCCTGTATTTAATGGCTTTGGCGATTATTCTGCACGACCTAAGTCGTCAAGGAATTATTCCTATGTCACTGCCATTGCAATATGTATCTCATATTGGTGCTGCTGGGCTAATTCTGGTGCATAGTCTTGCCATTGTTTGGCGTTTAGGTGAACAACGTTTGGCCTTAATTAAAAGCCAGCGCGCCATGTTAAAAGCGCAAGAAGAATCGATAAACTCGCAAAAAAGATTGCAAGAAGCCGTAAAAAATCGCAATCAAAGTGAAGCCGACAACCGCGCAAAATCGGCATTTATGGCAATGATGAGCCACGAAATTCGCACTCCACTTAATGGAGTACTCGGTATGGTTGAATTACTCCAGCACACGCTCTTAGATCAGCAACAGCGCCAGTATATCGACACCATCGCTGATTCTGGTGAATCCTTACTCAGTATTCTCAATGATATTCTAGATCTTTCTAAAATTGAGTCGGGCAAATTACAAATAGAACACCGGCCGCTAGACCTTCACGAGCTGATCAACAACGCTTTAATGCTCTACAGTCGTCAAAGCCGCGAAAAAAAGTTATTACTGGTCGCAAACATTCATCCTCCCTTATTCCGCACTATCATCGCGGATGAATTACGACTCAAGCAGATATTGCTCAACTTTATCAGTAACGCCATTAAATTTACGCAACATGGCCATGTCTGTGTCAGTGCAGAAATTGCTAATAATGATTTAATACTAACCGTCACAGATACAGGTATCGGTATAGACAAAGAGTACATTACACGGTTATTCGATAGTTTTTCTCAAGCCGACATTTCGACTTCCCGCACCCACGGTGGAACCGGACTAGGACTGGCAATTTGTAAACGTCTAGCCGATGCCATGGGAGCTAAAATTCAAGTTAGCAGTTCCATTGGTGAGGGGGCTAGCTTTCGTCTGCAGCTACCCAATGTAATGCCTGCCGACAAAATAGATCTCCCTTCATTAAGCTATAGCCACTTTCACTTACAATTAAATAATCCAATCGAGCAGAGTACAGTCAGCGACTTTTTGTTAGCGCTAGGTATGCACGCAGAAAACCAGCACAGCACTAATAATGTGGTATTAATAACCGATTCGCCCGACAATCGCCCTCGCGGTTATTCCAGCTCACTATTGTTAGTCGACGAGCACTGGTCACGCTTCTCTTCAGACATTCAATTGCAACGTCCACTACGTACCACTGAATTATTGAATGCTCTACTACGATTGCAGCAAAAGCAGCTACTTGAGCAAGAACATTGTTCAAATGAATCCCCACCTGTGATCTGGATTGCTGAGGACAATTTTGTAAATCAAAAAGTGATCGGCGGCCTGCTAAAACACTTAGGGGTAACCTATCGAGTGTTCGACAACGGCCAGGAGTTATTTGAGACCTATAAACTCAGTCACGAAAAGCCTGATTTAATTCTGATGGATTGTGAAATGCCAATCATGGATGGCTTCGAAGCAACCGTTAATATTCGCTCAACAGAAGCCACCAATAATTGGCATCGAGCTCCCATCATTGCTTTAACCGCCCACCCTGCTCGAGACCTAGAGGATCAAGCCAAAGAAAGCGGAATGGACGGTATTATCAGCAAACCTATTCGCAAAGAAGCCCTCCACCGCCTGTGCCAGCAATGGTCACCGAACAAGAAAACGCCTCTTATTTGATCGATTTATATCAAATAAAAGCTGCTCGACTGCGATGACTATGAGCGGGATAACTGCCCAGAATTCTCAACTCGCGTGCGAAATACGCTAACTCTTCTAAGGCATTAGCAACGTTGGTTTGTTGTGGATGCCCATGAATATCCACATGAAAGTGGCTCGCGTGCATAGTGCCACCATCCATATAGCTTTCTAGCTTTATCATATTGACATTATTCGTCGCAAAACCGCCCAATGCTTTGTAAAGAGCAGCCGGAATATTCCGTACAGAAAACAATAAACTAGTGATGTACTTAGCATCTGGAATAAAGGTTTGATGCTCCTCTCGTTGGCTAAAAACGAGAAAGCGAGTGGTATTGCCGGTCACATCTTGAAAGTTCTCTTGCACTATATCCAAGCCATACAACTCGCCAGCTAATGCTGAAGCAATCGCTCCCGCCTGACGATTATTTCCCTGACTCAATACTTGTGCAGACTTAGCCGTATCGACCGCTGCAACAGCCTTAATATTCAAACTATGCAGGCGCTGGTAACACTGCGCCAAAGCTTGAGGATGCGAAGATACTTCGCGAATATCTTCTAATCGAACACCCGGTAGAGCCAATAAGCAATGATTAACAGGCTCAAAATGCTCGGCAGTAACAAACAACTGGGTCTTAGGTATCAGGCGATAGATTTCTTCCACACGCCCCGCCGTAGAATTCTCCAGTGGAATCATGGCGCGGTCGGCCAAACCTTGACTAACCATATTCATGGCAGAAAAAAAGTCTTCACAAGCAACGGCTTCCCATTCGGGAAAAACGTGGCTGCACGCTAAATGCGAATAAGCACCCTGAGTTCCCTGATAAGCAACACGTTGCATAATTTTAACACTCCTTTCGCACCAAATAAGTGCAATCATATTCATTAGTCATTGCACGCACCAATATAATGCATCAATAATCTAAACTCATTTTACCAAATGCCATGATCGCATGAAGCCGACGGGACGGCGAGTACTGGCACAGAGACTGCAAGTCCGAAGTATCAATAGGGAAACC containing:
- a CDS encoding prephenate dehydratase, encoding MQRVAYQGTQGAYSHLACSHVFPEWEAVACEDFFSAMNMVSQGLADRAMIPLENSTAGRVEEIYRLIPKTQLFVTAEHFEPVNHCLLALPGVRLEDIREVSSHPQALAQCYQRLHSLNIKAVAAVDTAKSAQVLSQGNNRQAGAIASALAGELYGLDIVQENFQDVTGNTTRFLVFSQREEHQTFIPDAKYITSLLFSVRNIPAALYKALGGFATNNVNMIKLESYMDGGTMHASHFHVDIHGHPQQTNVANALEELAYFARELRILGSYPAHSHRSRAAFI
- a CDS encoding sensor domain-containing diguanylate cyclase, giving the protein MSETHIEIGDIHWLMDILQNIDVGLVVLDRDYNIHVWNGFMESHSAISPQKAKGQNLFKLFEEIPEAWFRQKSEPVFQLKTRTFTIWEQRPYLFRFKNSRPITGRTAFMFQNTSIIPLESLDRQVNHICVIIYDVTDIAVSRADVKNANKTLTEIQSKDPLTGLWNRAGWEPQLIQQFNECQAAGNECSLVTFDLDNFRAYNGHFGHQQGDQVLSNIGKLLEKAVGLRLSARLGGEVFGLLLPGQNGEQATATAEKLRRAVLLLNSGNDTPNIPKITASFGVASLAKDTHSAHEWLQSADKALYHAKESGRNQTTLYQHRPS
- a CDS encoding AraC family transcriptional regulator; this translates as MSAQVISRLFIDPPLRGATHFGFDRKEILGLAGLSTDALDNCKAGLDAQSYSQLMIAIWKHCNDECMGFAPTPVRFGTFAMMAKAVISCTSLDHALHRAQRFYSLVAGAPGIRIEKSEHLARIVIEHNPSFDPDRFLSESLLAVWHRFSSWLVGQGIPLLSVSCAYPKPQHAALYQTVFATPINFDADATALIVPARVLDLAIIQTPASLRAFLQHSPADFLARPNPHQSMTGRVRKLLQQSQPNNLPSLNQAADTLGTSAATLRRRLAAEQISYQQLKDAFRQQEASRLLAQSDTCIRDIADYLGFTESSAFQRAYRKWTGVTPGSYRANQRKASQ
- a CDS encoding hybrid sensor histidine kinase/response regulator encodes the protein MQLVLFVLLLLVTTAPTQALTLEPSISGNLLGRQLDAWEEVTPLTNPQDIQQQVFDWQPQTAQIPNPGITRHPIWYRLQVDVPTPYDQWSALIGYALIDKLDVFVFQQDTLIGQYELGDHLPYEQRLVNDLEFQVPLDFSSTGNYTLYFRIENSGMLQFPLSLWTQAELKNHSQNRDIVLGIYIGFLVAIGIYNFALYIAIRRRYILYFVSFLSSYTIFFIALFGMGYRYIWPDFPWFEERATIFMSSFCLLFASLFSSEFLDAKPRFPKVVKAMKNLAIALSIVAIIATQIPDYPDAISVMMTLALIIPILLIIVTTMAGLSQRGSGRLYIIGLYLMALAIILHDLSRQGIIPMSLPLQYVSHIGAAGLILVHSLAIVWRLGEQRLALIKSQRAMLKAQEESINSQKRLQEAVKNRNQSEADNRAKSAFMAMMSHEIRTPLNGVLGMVELLQHTLLDQQQRQYIDTIADSGESLLSILNDILDLSKIESGKLQIEHRPLDLHELINNALMLYSRQSREKKLLLVANIHPPLFRTIIADELRLKQILLNFISNAIKFTQHGHVCVSAEIANNDLILTVTDTGIGIDKEYITRLFDSFSQADISTSRTHGGTGLGLAICKRLADAMGAKIQVSSSIGEGASFRLQLPNVMPADKIDLPSLSYSHFHLQLNNPIEQSTVSDFLLALGMHAENQHSTNNVVLITDSPDNRPRGYSSSLLLVDEHWSRFSSDIQLQRPLRTTELLNALLRLQQKQLLEQEHCSNESPPVIWIAEDNFVNQKVIGGLLKHLGVTYRVFDNGQELFETYKLSHEKPDLILMDCEMPIMDGFEATVNIRSTEATNNWHRAPIIALTAHPARDLEDQAKESGMDGIISKPIRKEALHRLCQQWSPNKKTPLI